The window CGAATTTTGGTGCCGATTCCGCCGCGTCCCTGAAGGGGCCGTAAAAGGATGATGCGTATTTCACCGCATAGGACATGATGGGCACATGGGAAAAGCCCTCTTCATCCAGGGTGTCTCTAATTTCACCTACACGGCCGTCCATCATGTCAGAAGGCGCCACCATGTCTGCACCTGCCTGCACATGGGACAGCGCCGTTTTTGCAATCAGATCCAGGGTGGAATCATTGTCAATGGTCCCGTCATCCATAACCATACCGCAATGACCATGGTCTGTGTATTCACACAGACAGACATCGGTTATTACGGTAAGATCAGGTACCTGTTCCTTTACGGCCTCAATGGCTTTTTGAACAATACCGTCACGGGCGTAGGCCTGGGTGCCAAGGCAATCCTTTTTATCTGGAATCCCGAACAGCATGATTCCGGGAATGCCGGCATCCTTAGCCTGTTTTGCGGCAGTGACAATGTGGTCGCAGGAGAGCTGGAACTGTCCTGGCATGGAGTTAATGGGCTTCTTAACAGATTTACCCTCCACAGCAAACAAGGGGAGAATAAGATCGTCTTTGGAAAGCTTTGTCTCTCTGATCATCCGTCTGAAATTATCCGTGGCACGAAGCCGTCTGCCTCTGTATTGGGGAAACAGCATTATACGTTCTCCTTTTTGATCTCTTCGTCCGTAAGATAACAGGCAGGATCGGAATCCCAGGGGTCATTGGCAACGGACTCGGCTCTGGCTCTGAAATTTCCGGCACAGATGTCCAGCCACCGGCATTGGGCGCATCTGCCCTTGACGTGTTTCTTCTTCTCTTTCATTTTCATCAAAAATTCGTTTTCCGGATCTGTCCAGATTTCGCTGAATGGTCTGTCCTTGATGTTGCCGAAACTGATTTCCCGCCAGAACTGGTCCGGATGGACTTCACCGTCCCAGGAGATGCAGCCGATTCCCCGACCGGAGTTGTTTCCCTCGTTCATCTCAAGCAGCTCAAGAACTTCCGCAGCCCTTTTGGGGTCTTCCTTGAGCAGACGCTGATACAGATAGGGACCGTCTGCATGGTTATCCACGGTGAGAATTTCCTTGGGCTTGTTGCGGTCGTGAAGGGCCCTTGTGCGGTCCATGATCAAATCAAGCACCTTGCGGGTCTCCTCGTGGCTTAAATCCTCCTTGGCAATTTCCTGGCCCCTTCCGGAGTAAACCAGATGGTAAAAACAGGCCCTGGGAATATTTTTTTCTTCCAGCAGATCAAAAATACCGGGAATATCCATCACATTTCTTTTATTGATGGTAAACCTCAACCCCACCTTAATGCCTGCTTCCTGGCAGTTGTCAACAGCCTGTAAAGCTTTCTGGTAAGCCCCGGGAACGCCTCTGAACATATCATGGGTGGCTTCAAGTCCGTCCAGGCTGATCCCCACATAGGAGAGTCCGACATCTTTGAGTTGTTTTGCTTTCTCTTTGGTGATCAGGGTGCCGTTGGTTGAAATCACGGCACGCATTCCCTTGGATACAGCATACTGGGCATACTCCACAAGACGTGGGTGCATCAGCGGTTCTCCACCGGAAAAAAGGAGCACCGGCACCCCGAATTTTGCCAGATCATCCATCATGGCAATACTCTGTTCATGGGTCAGCTCATTGTCATAGGCAATATTTTCAGACTGGGCATAGCAATGAACGCACTTCAGATTACACCGCCGGGTCATATTCCAGACCACAACAGGCTTTTTATCTATGGAGAACTGAAGCAGATGGGAGGGAAGTTTGCCTGAATGCCTTGAATATCGCAAGGTATCCGAGGGTTCCACTGTGGCGCAGTAAAGTTTTGAAATTCCAATCATTTTATCTCTTTTCTGATAAGCTCGTTGAGAAAGGTTTCGTGGTCGGTTAATGCACTTCTGGACAGGAAAAACCTTGCTTTTCCGGTTTTTTCCCGAATCAGGTTAAGTCCGTCAAAAAAATCC is drawn from uncultured Desulfobacter sp. and contains these coding sequences:
- the ahbC gene encoding 12,18-didecarboxysiroheme deacetylase; this encodes MIGISKLYCATVEPSDTLRYSRHSGKLPSHLLQFSIDKKPVVVWNMTRRCNLKCVHCYAQSENIAYDNELTHEQSIAMMDDLAKFGVPVLLFSGGEPLMHPRLVEYAQYAVSKGMRAVISTNGTLITKEKAKQLKDVGLSYVGISLDGLEATHDMFRGVPGAYQKALQAVDNCQEAGIKVGLRFTINKRNVMDIPGIFDLLEEKNIPRACFYHLVYSGRGQEIAKEDLSHEETRKVLDLIMDRTRALHDRNKPKEILTVDNHADGPYLYQRLLKEDPKRAAEVLELLEMNEGNNSGRGIGCISWDGEVHPDQFWREISFGNIKDRPFSEIWTDPENEFLMKMKEKKKHVKGRCAQCRWLDICAGNFRARAESVANDPWDSDPACYLTDEEIKKENV
- the hemB gene encoding porphobilinogen synthase: MLFPQYRGRRLRATDNFRRMIRETKLSKDDLILPLFAVEGKSVKKPINSMPGQFQLSCDHIVTAAKQAKDAGIPGIMLFGIPDKKDCLGTQAYARDGIVQKAIEAVKEQVPDLTVITDVCLCEYTDHGHCGMVMDDGTIDNDSTLDLIAKTALSHVQAGADMVAPSDMMDGRVGEIRDTLDEEGFSHVPIMSYAVKYASSFYGPFRDAAESAPKFGNRKTYQMDPANSLEAIREATMDIEEGADIIMVKPALSYLDIIYRVREEIDLPVAAYNVSGEYSIIKAAEMMGWVDGKAMIMEALLSIKRAGADIIMTYSAIDVARELNS